From Dehalococcoidales bacterium, a single genomic window includes:
- the glgP gene encoding alpha-glucan family phosphorylase: protein MDELTFAYLSMEFGIDPAIPTYSGGLGILAGDTIKAAADLNLSAVGVTLLHRQGYFRQHLDDAGNQSESDSGWYPHDFLELLPLRVAITIAGSQVQVQVWRYLVRSEFGHSVPVYFLDTDIPENPSFARGLTGRLYGGDDRYRLCQEIVLGLGGIAMLRALGYQRIRAYHMNEGHSALAVLALMEEQAWGRNLDSITEADRESVRRRCVFTTHTPVLAGHDNFSLNLVREVLGDERMDFLLTTQCCNNGALSMTNLAVDFSGYVNGVSMRHEEISRTLFSNHNIDSVTNGVHALTWTSLPFQRLYDSYIPEWRRDNLYLRYAIKVPLDGIREAHLESKQRLFMEVERRTGVCLDPEAMTIGMARRATAYKRTDMLFSDLERLQSIARGRPFQVVCGGKAHPRDEGGKALIRRIFEAGSLQEVIPVVYLEEYDITLGKLLCSGVDLWLNTPQKPHEASGTSGMKAALNGVPSLSILDGWWVEGHVEDVTGWSIGDGWRSEAQPEIEIASLYDKLEKVILPLFYDCPDDFAGIMRSVIALNGSYFNAQRMVAQYLQNAYLRAGTI, encoded by the coding sequence TTGGATGAATTAACTTTCGCCTATTTATCGATGGAGTTTGGTATCGACCCGGCGATACCAACATATAGCGGCGGGTTGGGAATACTGGCCGGGGATACCATCAAAGCCGCCGCCGATTTGAATCTGTCGGCAGTCGGGGTGACCCTTCTGCACCGGCAGGGCTATTTTCGCCAGCACCTGGACGACGCAGGAAACCAGTCAGAGAGCGACTCCGGCTGGTACCCTCATGATTTTCTGGAGTTACTCCCGCTACGGGTTGCAATAACCATCGCCGGTAGTCAGGTGCAAGTGCAGGTATGGCGTTACCTGGTGCGCAGCGAATTCGGCCACTCTGTGCCGGTATACTTTCTGGATACTGATATCCCGGAGAATCCCTCCTTTGCCCGCGGTCTTACCGGGCGCCTATATGGCGGCGACGACCGTTACCGCCTGTGCCAGGAGATTGTGCTCGGCCTGGGCGGCATCGCCATGCTGCGCGCCCTCGGTTATCAGAGAATCCGGGCGTACCACATGAATGAAGGGCACTCCGCCCTCGCGGTTCTGGCGCTCATGGAAGAGCAGGCCTGGGGAAGAAATCTCGACTCAATAACCGAGGCTGATAGAGAGTCAGTACGCCGGCGCTGTGTCTTTACCACCCATACCCCGGTGCTGGCCGGGCATGACAACTTCTCGCTTAACCTGGTGCGGGAGGTGCTCGGGGATGAGCGCATGGATTTCCTGCTGACTACTCAGTGCTGCAATAATGGTGCCTTGAGCATGACTAACCTGGCAGTGGACTTTTCCGGCTACGTCAACGGTGTTTCCATGCGGCATGAGGAGATTTCACGTACTCTTTTTTCCAACCACAACATCGACTCCGTCACCAACGGGGTGCATGCGCTGACCTGGACATCACTCCCCTTTCAGAGACTGTATGACAGCTATATCCCGGAGTGGCGCCGCGATAACCTCTACCTGCGATATGCTATTAAAGTCCCGCTGGATGGAATCCGGGAAGCTCATCTGGAGTCCAAGCAGCGACTGTTCATGGAGGTGGAGCGGCGTACCGGCGTCTGTCTCGACCCGGAGGCAATGACCATCGGTATGGCACGGCGCGCTACTGCCTACAAGCGTACCGACATGCTTTTTAGCGATCTGGAGAGACTGCAAAGCATTGCCAGGGGACGGCCTTTTCAGGTCGTCTGCGGCGGAAAAGCCCATCCTCGGGATGAGGGCGGCAAGGCTCTTATCCGGCGTATCTTTGAGGCGGGCTCCCTTCAGGAGGTTATCCCCGTTGTCTACCTGGAGGAGTATGACATTACCCTGGGCAAGTTGTTGTGCTCGGGGGTGGACCTGTGGTTGAATACCCCGCAGAAACCGCACGAAGCATCCGGCACCAGCGGGATGAAGGCCGCCCTGAACGGCGTGCCCAGTTTGAGTATCCTGGACGGCTGGTGGGTTGAGGGTCACGTGGAGGATGTTACCGGCTGGTCGATTGGTGATGGCTGGCGGTCTGAGGCACAACCGGAGATTGAGATTGCCAGTCTCTATGATAAGCTGGAGAAGGTGATTCTGCCCCTGTTTTACGATTGCCCTGACGATTTTGCCGGTATCATGCGCTCCGTTATCGCCCTCAACGGTTCCTATTTTAACGCCCAGCGTATGGTCGCCCAGTACCTCCAGAATGCTTACCTCCGTGCTGGCACTATCTAG